In one window of Ferriphaselus amnicola DNA:
- a CDS encoding peptidylprolyl isomerase: MQHPPLKLATLTLLAALFTTPALAGEAVVATVNKETLTHAQLNLLVKSFEAQGAKDSDELRKQLTVELVAREAVAQEAVKLGLDQSADVVAALANSRRDLLVNAFQADYIAKHPVADADIQALYEQQKIEAGDKEYRVRHILVKTEDEAKAALATLKKSGKFEALAREKSIDSASRAAGGDIGWQVPMVLVPSVRDVIKALPKGQLSEPVQSPFGWHILKVEEVRAFEFPAMDKVKDTLQKQLQTQAVLRAIEVIRSKAEVK, translated from the coding sequence ATGCAACATCCACCTCTCAAACTAGCCACGCTGACTTTGCTTGCCGCCCTGTTCACGACACCCGCCCTAGCGGGCGAAGCTGTTGTAGCAACGGTCAACAAGGAGACGCTGACTCACGCACAACTGAACCTGCTGGTTAAGTCTTTTGAGGCCCAAGGCGCTAAAGACAGTGATGAACTGCGTAAGCAACTGACCGTTGAACTCGTCGCTCGTGAAGCCGTGGCGCAAGAAGCCGTCAAACTCGGCTTGGACCAGTCTGCCGATGTCGTGGCCGCACTCGCCAATAGTCGCCGTGACTTGTTGGTCAACGCTTTCCAAGCTGACTACATTGCCAAGCATCCCGTCGCTGATGCCGACATTCAAGCCCTCTATGAACAGCAAAAAATCGAAGCCGGTGACAAGGAGTATCGTGTCCGTCACATTCTGGTCAAGACTGAAGACGAAGCCAAGGCTGCCTTGGCAACACTCAAGAAGAGCGGCAAGTTTGAAGCCCTCGCGCGCGAGAAATCCATCGACTCTGCCAGCCGTGCGGCCGGAGGGGATATTGGTTGGCAAGTTCCTATGGTATTAGTGCCCAGCGTTCGAGACGTGATCAAAGCCCTGCCCAAAGGGCAACTCTCCGAACCCGTCCAGTCGCCGTTCGGCTGGCATATCCTCAAAGTCGAGGAAGTCCGCGCCTTTGAATTTCCTGCCATGGACAAGGTCAAGGACACCTTACAGAAGCAACTGCAAACCCAAGCCGTGCTACGCGCTATCGAAGTGATACGCAGCAAAGCCGAGGTTAAGTAA
- a CDS encoding prevent-host-death protein: MSHISANELKTKGVAAIEAMLALHSEAVVSVRGKDRFVVMDIAQYNYLRECELDAALAETRADIKAGRVVEESADAHLSRLDKLV; this comes from the coding sequence ATGTCACATATCAGTGCCAATGAATTGAAGACAAAAGGGGTGGCCGCAATCGAAGCCATGCTTGCCTTGCACTCAGAGGCGGTTGTATCAGTACGTGGGAAGGATCGATTTGTGGTGATGGATATCGCCCAATATAATTACCTGCGTGAGTGCGAGTTGGATGCTGCATTGGCGGAAACGCGTGCCGACATCAAAGCTGGGCGTGTTGTAGAAGAGTCGGCTGACGCTCACTTATCAAGGCTGGATAAGTTGGTATGA
- a CDS encoding ShlB/FhaC/HecB family hemolysin secretion/activation protein — protein sequence MAAWAVTQTAWAAPAIDAGSLLQQIERDQRAPVLPAEDSGIAPQQAPDSRSEQDQAIRFTVHRITLLNVSVFSEDILLKMLSDILEQSISLAELKARTQRITDYYHAHGYPAAYAFLPEQTIGEDGNVEIRVLEGYLGELHLNNTSRLKEVAAKKRLPKMTAGDVLEQTPLERSTLLLNDIPGVMAQTAFNPGKDPGFTDVDITLTDRPILSAQLSADNQGNRYTGYGNRFMLHPEINNLTGYGEKLSANLLYGGFGMRYNQAQFQLPTYWTGQGRVGIEHSEIEYRLGREFAASGSQGATRTNALYANYPVIRSDAKNLTLEYRYQEKMVRDEVVSTGDTNQRGSFSHSYTANGDWRDRAVNLWSLSYTQGRLDFNSPQHRAMDAASAKTLGYFSKINWNYTRLQGIPGSERTSLLLTLNGQLDPGRNLDPSEKMVLGGAHGVRAYPSSEAMSDKALLATIELKHQLTPSTQASVFYDYGNGTQNTSPWPAVKSTNQTVIGGAGIGLRFRLGDSGYLFLQSAWRTLQTKPTSANDKPGGRYWVEVGWGF from the coding sequence TTGGCAGCGTGGGCTGTCACCCAGACGGCTTGGGCCGCGCCTGCGATTGATGCGGGCTCATTGCTCCAGCAGATCGAGCGCGACCAACGTGCACCGGTGTTGCCAGCGGAAGACTCCGGCATCGCTCCTCAGCAAGCGCCAGACAGTCGCAGCGAGCAGGATCAAGCGATCCGATTCACCGTCCACCGGATCACCTTGCTTAATGTCAGCGTATTTAGCGAGGACATCCTGCTCAAGATGCTGTCGGACATCTTGGAGCAATCCATTAGCTTGGCTGAACTCAAAGCGCGCACCCAACGCATTACCGACTACTATCATGCTCACGGCTATCCTGCTGCCTACGCCTTCTTGCCTGAACAAACCATCGGCGAGGATGGCAACGTCGAGATCCGCGTGTTGGAAGGCTACTTAGGAGAGCTCCACCTAAACAACACCTCCCGCCTTAAGGAGGTTGCCGCGAAGAAAAGATTGCCTAAGATGACAGCGGGCGACGTGTTGGAGCAGACGCCACTGGAGCGCAGTACCTTACTGCTCAATGACATTCCCGGCGTGATGGCACAAACTGCCTTCAATCCCGGGAAAGACCCCGGCTTCACCGATGTGGACATCACCCTGACTGATCGTCCCATCCTGTCCGCGCAACTCAGCGCCGACAACCAAGGCAATCGCTATACCGGTTACGGCAACCGATTCATGCTCCATCCCGAGATCAACAACCTCACCGGCTATGGAGAAAAGCTCTCGGCTAACCTGCTGTACGGTGGATTCGGCATGCGTTACAACCAAGCCCAGTTCCAACTTCCCACGTACTGGACCGGACAGGGCAGGGTAGGCATCGAGCACAGCGAAATCGAATACCGCCTCGGGCGGGAGTTTGCAGCCTCCGGCTCACAAGGTGCCACACGCACCAATGCCCTGTATGCCAACTATCCGGTGATCCGCAGTGATGCCAAGAACCTCACCTTGGAATATCGTTATCAGGAGAAGATGGTTCGTGACGAGGTGGTGAGCACCGGTGACACCAATCAACGCGGCAGCTTCAGTCACAGCTATACCGCTAACGGTGACTGGCGTGACCGAGCGGTTAATCTGTGGAGCCTAAGCTACACCCAAGGACGACTCGACTTTAACAGTCCGCAACATCGTGCGATGGACGCCGCAAGTGCAAAGACACTGGGGTATTTCAGCAAGATCAACTGGAACTACACACGCCTACAAGGTATTCCAGGCTCGGAACGTACCAGCCTCTTGCTCACGCTCAACGGCCAACTCGACCCAGGTCGTAACCTCGACCCCTCTGAGAAGATGGTCCTCGGCGGTGCGCACGGAGTGCGGGCGTATCCCTCCAGTGAAGCCATGTCCGACAAAGCCCTCCTGGCCACCATCGAACTCAAGCATCAACTCACCCCTAGCACCCAAGCTAGTGTGTTCTATGACTACGGCAATGGCACTCAGAACACCTCACCGTGGCCTGCCGTAAAGAGCACTAACCAGACCGTCATCGGTGGTGCGGGTATTGGACTCCGCTTCCGGTTGGGGGATAGCGGTTACCTCTTCCTGCAAAGTGCATGGCGGACACTACAAACTAAACCGACCTCGGCTAACGATAAGCCCGGTGGGCGCTATTGGGTGGAGGTGGGCTGGGGGTTCTAA
- a CDS encoding DnaJ domain-containing protein, translating to MENPYTILGVSPTASTDDIKKAYRALAMRHHPDRNPNPNAEVRFNAIKRAYELLSDPKKRAEYNSSLNNRIVIDPESEAQNLWKSLFTRCGIQLQNQDR from the coding sequence TTGGAAAATCCCTACACTATTCTTGGCGTGTCGCCGACAGCCTCCACCGACGACATCAAAAAAGCTTACCGTGCGTTGGCCATGCGCCACCACCCAGACAGGAATCCTAACCCCAACGCTGAAGTCCGTTTCAACGCTATTAAGCGAGCGTATGAGCTACTGTCCGACCCGAAGAAGCGAGCTGAATATAACAGCAGCCTCAATAATCGTATTGTCATTGATCCAGAGAGTGAAGCGCAGAACTTGTGGAAATCACTATTCACGCGCTGTGGAATTCAATTGCAGAATCAAGACCGATAA
- a CDS encoding lipocalin family protein encodes MLPFKSAQCLRVLKQCAFSILLLPPLVMAQPLDTVPHVDLNRYLGKWYEIASIPQYFQRQCVRDVSAEYAAAGGNISVINRCITANGETKIARGQARVVDKVSQAKLEVTFVKLFGWLYLLGGDYWVIDLAEDYRYAVVGHPTLKYAWILAAKPQLSTTDLAGIESRLQQKNYDTCGILTTIQTGGASAKQPLCEAVRAK; translated from the coding sequence ATGCTTCCATTCAAATCAGCTCAGTGTCTGCGCGTGCTGAAGCAATGCGCTTTTTCCATCTTGCTGCTTCCCCCCCTAGTAATGGCACAACCACTCGATACCGTCCCACACGTCGATCTCAATCGCTATTTGGGCAAGTGGTACGAGATTGCCAGCATCCCTCAGTATTTCCAACGTCAATGCGTACGAGATGTTTCTGCTGAATATGCCGCAGCAGGTGGCAATATCTCCGTCATCAATCGGTGCATTACCGCTAATGGCGAAACCAAGATAGCCCGAGGTCAGGCGCGTGTGGTGGATAAAGTCAGCCAAGCCAAGCTTGAGGTAACTTTCGTCAAATTATTTGGATGGCTATATTTGTTAGGCGGCGATTATTGGGTGATTGATTTGGCAGAGGACTATCGTTATGCGGTGGTTGGCCATCCCACTCTAAAATACGCGTGGATACTTGCTGCCAAACCGCAACTTTCAACAACTGATTTGGCCGGCATCGAAAGTCGCTTACAACAAAAGAATTACGACACATGTGGCATCTTGACCACGATACAAACGGGTGGCGCATCCGCCAAACAGCCACTTTGCGAAGCCGTACGCGCGAAGTGA
- a CDS encoding type II toxin-antitoxin system RelE/ParE family toxin produces MSYALVFTDAYTRRAVHWLKKHPDLRQQYLKTLQLLEANPFHPSLRLHGLNGKLQGVYSVSINLSYRITLELLIQEEKIIPINVGDHDVVY; encoded by the coding sequence ATGAGTTATGCGTTGGTATTCACCGATGCCTACACCAGACGTGCGGTGCATTGGTTGAAGAAGCACCCTGACTTACGCCAGCAATACCTTAAAACCTTACAACTCCTCGAAGCGAATCCGTTCCACCCGTCACTGCGATTGCATGGATTGAATGGAAAGCTGCAAGGTGTTTATTCTGTTTCTATCAATTTATCGTATCGGATTACGCTGGAATTACTGATTCAGGAGGAGAAAATTATCCCCATCAATGTCGGTGACCACGATGTGGTTTATTAA
- a CDS encoding SapC family protein — MSNTLQFYQTIVPIDRNLHKSWTLRATADAGFTRNAHAVLLLGSEFVEASREYPIVFVRNGDQVMPVAMLGLREGENLFVNEHGQWQARYVPAYVRRYPFTFAEVPGGQLLLSLDTSYAGLDQEGKAGQALFDQEGKETDFLKNMLAFAQGFQDDYQRTRLVCAEIDKLGLFKDMNMQATLANGGSFNMGGFLVVDEQKLLQLDDATITNLFKSGLLGTLYAHLISLGNANQLVARLAERDVVAPATTH, encoded by the coding sequence GTGAGTAACACCCTACAGTTCTACCAAACCATCGTTCCCATCGACCGAAATCTGCACAAATCTTGGACGCTGCGCGCCACGGCCGATGCCGGCTTCACCCGCAACGCCCATGCCGTACTTTTGCTGGGCTCCGAGTTCGTCGAAGCTTCCCGAGAGTATCCCATTGTGTTCGTGCGTAACGGTGATCAAGTGATGCCTGTCGCCATGCTCGGCTTGCGCGAAGGCGAGAACCTGTTCGTGAACGAACATGGGCAGTGGCAAGCCCGCTATGTTCCGGCCTATGTCCGCCGCTATCCCTTCACCTTTGCCGAAGTTCCAGGTGGTCAACTACTGCTCTCACTCGACACAAGTTATGCGGGTCTGGATCAGGAAGGTAAGGCCGGGCAAGCCCTGTTTGATCAGGAGGGCAAAGAGACCGACTTCCTCAAGAATATGCTGGCCTTTGCCCAAGGCTTCCAAGATGACTATCAGCGTACACGCCTAGTGTGTGCCGAGATCGATAAACTTGGCCTGTTCAAGGATATGAACATGCAGGCCACCTTGGCGAATGGCGGCAGTTTCAACATGGGTGGCTTCCTAGTCGTGGATGAGCAGAAACTACTGCAACTGGATGACGCCACGATCACCAATCTGTTCAAGAGTGGCTTGTTAGGCACCTTGTATGCCCACCTCATCTCATTGGGCAATGCCAACCAACTCGTGGCGCGCTTGGCAGAGCGTGACGTGGTGGCACCTGCAACTACGCATTAA
- a CDS encoding Rne/Rng family ribonuclease: MKRMLFNATQPEELRVAIVDGQKLIDLDIETAGKEQRKSNIYKATITRIEPSLEACFVEYGGTRHGFLPFKEVAPQFYQPGVTGRPSIKEALKEGQELLVQVEKDERGNKGAALTTYISLAGRYIVLMPNNPSGGGVSRRVEGEDRNELREVLSHLEVPQGMSIIARTAGIGRNEEELQWDLNYLKQLWDAIEGAANSEKAPSLIYLESSLVVRAIRDYFHPEIGEILIDTDDIFQQAQAFMGTVMPANVNRIKRYHDDVPLFSRFQIEHQIESAHARQVNLPSGGAIVIDHTEALTAIDINSARATRGSDIETTATNTNLEAADEIARQLRLRDLGGLIVIDFIDMESSKNQREVENRLRDALRYDRARVQTGKISRFGLLELSRQRLQPSLSELSYTPCPRCNGIGHIRGTESSALHILRIIQEEAMKDGSAAIHVQVPVDVATFLLNEKRADIHRIESRLRVNVTLIPNPHMETPHYSVTRLRQDDLTGDVLQASYKLVEKPEEESSVKSAQEAKAVRAQAAVQGITPAQPAPVHIEPVAPVAAATKQSSIFGKLFGWLTGDKAEATVEEKPAEEKPRNAQPRREREGNRDGGRGRNNRNRRDRDDAPRGERTEKPAEKPARQEASKPAETPSERPAREPRPPREPRPPREPRQPRPVPEQAVAVTEEVVVAAGPEASTEQATENGGREAARRRGRRGGRRERERREQQTGENGESTVISEAVAVAETAEVVSTQPEVTEQKAEVSAVIVEATEVSAQPTTAVASTAEAMPAVVVETATIAVEAPVVVETETVAEKPSAPKKAIKPAQPASELIQIETDPIKRTTVVEPAPVDVPRAANRRRSRPREVFEETGPLQLVETRSPK, from the coding sequence ATGAAACGTATGCTGTTCAATGCGACACAGCCGGAAGAACTCCGTGTCGCCATTGTTGACGGTCAGAAGCTGATCGATCTCGACATTGAAACTGCCGGTAAAGAGCAACGCAAAAGCAATATCTACAAAGCCACGATCACTCGCATCGAGCCTAGCCTAGAAGCCTGTTTCGTCGAATACGGCGGCACCCGCCACGGCTTTCTCCCCTTCAAGGAAGTCGCTCCTCAATTCTATCAACCTGGTGTCACTGGGCGACCTTCCATCAAAGAAGCACTGAAAGAAGGCCAGGAGTTACTGGTTCAAGTAGAAAAGGACGAGCGCGGCAACAAGGGTGCGGCACTAACCACCTACATCAGCCTAGCCGGCCGATATATCGTGTTGATGCCGAACAACCCCAGCGGCGGCGGCGTTTCACGCCGAGTCGAAGGCGAAGACCGCAACGAGCTGCGCGAAGTTTTGAGCCACCTCGAAGTGCCGCAAGGCATGAGTATCATCGCTCGCACCGCAGGTATCGGTCGCAACGAAGAGGAACTCCAGTGGGACTTGAACTACCTCAAGCAGCTGTGGGATGCCATCGAAGGCGCCGCCAACAGTGAGAAAGCACCCTCACTGATCTATCTAGAAAGCAGCTTGGTAGTTCGCGCCATCCGCGATTACTTCCACCCCGAGATCGGTGAGATTCTGATCGATACCGACGACATCTTCCAGCAAGCACAAGCTTTCATGGGCACAGTGATGCCAGCCAACGTGAACCGCATCAAGCGCTATCACGATGACGTGCCACTGTTCTCACGTTTCCAGATCGAACACCAGATCGAGTCCGCACACGCCCGTCAGGTCAACCTGCCGTCCGGCGGCGCCATCGTGATCGACCACACCGAAGCGTTGACGGCCATCGACATCAACTCGGCGCGTGCTACACGTGGCAGCGATATCGAGACCACCGCGACCAATACCAATCTGGAAGCGGCTGACGAGATCGCACGTCAATTGCGTCTGCGCGACTTGGGCGGCCTGATCGTGATCGATTTCATCGACATGGAATCGAGCAAGAACCAGCGCGAAGTCGAGAACCGTTTGCGCGATGCGCTGCGTTACGACCGTGCCCGCGTCCAGACCGGCAAGATCTCACGTTTCGGCCTGTTGGAACTGTCGCGTCAGCGCTTGCAACCCAGCCTGAGCGAGCTATCCTACACGCCCTGCCCGCGCTGTAACGGCATCGGCCACATCCGTGGCACCGAGTCATCCGCGTTGCACATCCTGCGCATCATTCAGGAAGAGGCGATGAAGGACGGCAGCGCCGCCATTCACGTACAAGTTCCGGTCGATGTCGCCACGTTCTTGCTCAACGAAAAGCGCGCCGATATCCATCGCATCGAGTCGCGCCTGCGCGTCAACGTCACGCTCATTCCCAACCCGCACATGGAAACGCCGCACTACAGCGTCACCCGTCTGCGCCAGGACGATCTGACTGGTGATGTGCTGCAAGCAAGCTATAAACTGGTGGAAAAACCGGAAGAAGAGTCTTCGGTAAAATCCGCGCAGGAGGCCAAGGCCGTGCGTGCGCAGGCTGCCGTGCAAGGCATCACTCCCGCACAACCCGCGCCAGTACATATCGAGCCAGTAGCGCCGGTGGCTGCCGCGACCAAGCAATCGTCCATCTTTGGCAAGCTGTTTGGCTGGCTGACCGGCGATAAGGCTGAAGCTACGGTAGAAGAAAAACCAGCCGAAGAGAAACCGCGCAACGCCCAGCCACGCCGCGAGCGTGAAGGTAATCGCGACGGTGGCCGTGGTCGCAACAACCGCAATCGTCGTGACCGTGATGATGCACCTCGTGGTGAGCGCACTGAAAAGCCTGCCGAAAAACCGGCACGTCAGGAAGCTTCCAAGCCTGCTGAAACCCCCAGCGAACGTCCAGCCCGCGAGCCACGCCCACCGCGTGAGCCACGTCCGCCACGTGAGCCGCGTCAACCTCGCCCGGTGCCAGAACAAGCTGTCGCCGTAACCGAGGAAGTCGTTGTGGCCGCCGGCCCCGAAGCAAGTACCGAGCAAGCCACCGAGAACGGCGGCCGTGAAGCTGCTCGTCGTCGTGGCCGTCGCGGTGGTCGCCGTGAACGCGAACGTCGTGAGCAACAAACAGGCGAGAACGGTGAGAGCACGGTCATAAGCGAAGCCGTCGCAGTTGCTGAAACGGCGGAAGTCGTATCGACTCAACCAGAAGTTACTGAGCAAAAAGCTGAAGTTAGTGCCGTCATAGTTGAGGCTACCGAAGTCTCAGCACAGCCTACTACTGCTGTTGCCAGCACGGCTGAAGCAATGCCAGCGGTCGTCGTCGAAACAGCTACCATCGCTGTAGAGGCACCCGTCGTTGTCGAGACCGAAACCGTTGCTGAGAAACCTTCTGCTCCGAAAAAGGCTATCAAACCAGCGCAACCCGCTAGCGAACTGATTCAGATCGAAACCGATCCGATCAAGCGTACTACCGTGGTTGAACCGGCTCCAGTGGACGTTCCCCGCGCTGCGAATCGCCGTCGTTCCCGCCCACGCGAAGTGTTCGAGGAAACCGGTCCATTACAACTCGTGGAAACCCGCTCGCCTAAGTAA